A genomic window from Haladaptatus caseinilyticus includes:
- a CDS encoding methytransferase partner Trm112 produces the protein MKKSLMDIICCPLDKQELELDTRQEEDEEVIFGTLTCTQCGERYPIEDGIPNLLPPDMREA, from the coding sequence ATGAAGAAATCCTTGATGGACATCATCTGCTGTCCGCTGGATAAACAGGAACTCGAACTCGACACACGGCAGGAAGAGGACGAAGAGGTTATTTTCGGGACGCTTACCTGTACGCAGTGCGGTGAGCGCTATCCGATCGAGGACGGAATTCCGAACCTCCTCCCGCCGGACATGCGCGAAGCCTGA
- a CDS encoding DUF7524 family protein, translating into MSETVSVHINRDGIHHIDVAQSFETDGSFTIALKNHGAPIHAHLHLDDDLSEVASLGATNHYVKAKDIRHVPVTVHDAPATGKLKIVTGYGAETTYVDTNILEPEERSRSIPVDEALSKPQGSRPTDSRRGRKSTQSDTLKNLPLVILGLLALVLVVGAGFLVDNGVALFGGLVVMIGLGVATYFLTR; encoded by the coding sequence GTGTCTGAGACGGTATCGGTTCACATCAATCGCGATGGCATCCATCATATCGACGTAGCGCAGTCGTTCGAAACCGACGGCTCGTTCACCATCGCGCTCAAAAACCACGGGGCACCGATCCACGCCCATCTTCATCTCGACGACGACCTCTCGGAAGTCGCGTCGCTCGGTGCGACGAACCACTATGTCAAAGCCAAAGACATCCGTCACGTCCCTGTGACGGTCCACGATGCGCCTGCTACCGGAAAGCTCAAAATCGTCACCGGTTACGGGGCCGAAACGACCTACGTGGACACGAATATCCTCGAACCCGAGGAACGAAGCAGGTCGATTCCGGTAGACGAGGCACTCTCGAAACCGCAGGGGAGTCGCCCCACGGACTCGAGGCGGGGACGGAAATCGACGCAGTCTGACACCCTGAAGAACCTGCCGCTCGTTATTCTCGGCCTTCTTGCACTGGTGCTCGTGGTCGGCGCGGGATTCCTCGTCGATAACGGCGTTGCGCTGTTCGGCGGCCTCGTGGTGATGATCGGTCTCGGCGTGGCAACGTACTTTCTAACGCGGTAA
- a CDS encoding DUF7523 family protein produces the protein MSLAETTREAVRSRPFLYSALRAGILNYTATARFLSDEVGDDTDAISTALTRFADDVPDFHAERRDVRVVMQSGLGMADDDPLLVVGDAGFTPDSGSLTAVIAAGNVDAAALSHVLARLVTDDISVIAAAVAEESLVVVVERRDGANAVRGVEDALDSVPDFGGR, from the coding sequence ATGTCACTTGCCGAAACAACACGGGAGGCGGTTCGGAGTCGGCCGTTTCTCTACTCTGCCCTCCGCGCTGGCATTTTGAACTACACCGCCACTGCCCGATTCCTCTCGGACGAGGTTGGCGACGACACCGACGCGATTTCGACTGCACTGACCCGGTTTGCGGACGACGTTCCGGACTTCCACGCCGAGAGGCGAGACGTTCGTGTCGTCATGCAGAGCGGGCTCGGAATGGCGGACGACGACCCGCTGCTCGTCGTTGGGGATGCCGGATTTACCCCGGATTCGGGGTCACTTACCGCGGTGATTGCCGCCGGAAATGTCGATGCGGCAGCTCTCTCACACGTCCTCGCACGACTCGTAACGGACGATATTTCGGTCATCGCGGCCGCAGTCGCCGAGGAGTCTCTCGTCGTGGTCGTCGAGCGACGGGACGGTGCGAACGCCGTTCGAGGAGTCGAAGATGCACTCGATTCGGTGCCGGACTTCGGCGGACGATGA